GCTGTTCATCCCCCTCACCGCCGAGGGTCGGCCCATGACCCAGGAAGAGATCGAGAAACTCACTCCCGAGCAGATGCAGGATATCGAAAGCCACCAGGATAAACTCGTCGAGATGGCCGGTCGGGTTCTGCAGGAACAACGGGAAATCCAGCGACAGTTATCGACAGACGTTCGCGAAGTCGCCCGTAAATTTGCCACGCAGATCATCGAACCGATGATCAATGAACTGCAACAGAAGTTCGAGTCCCCGCGACTCAAGGAATGGTTCCCCCGTTTCAAGCAGCATGTTATCGAACATCTCAACCTGTTTCGCGACATCTCGGACATGCCTCCCCAGATGGCGCAGATGATGCTGGGCGAAGGCCTGGACCCCCAGCAGCGTTTTCTCGATTATCGCGTCAACGTGGTTGTCGATAACAGCCAGCTCAAAGAGCCGCCGATCATCGTTGAGGATGCCCCTAATTACCGCAACCTGTTTGGCACCATTGAACGCATCGTCGACCGGGCCGGCCGCATGATGACCAATTTCACCCGCATCAAATCGGGCAGCCTGCATAAAGCCAACGGAGGTTACCTGGTCATCAATCTCATGGATGCCCTGGTCGAACCGTTCGTCTGGAAAGAACTCAAACGCACGCTCAAAAGCCGTTCCCTGGAAATCCAGATCCAGGATCCGTTTTCGATGTTTACCACCTCCGCCCTGCAGCCCGAGTCGATCCCCCTCAATATCCGGCTCGTCGCGATGGGGGAACCGCTGATCTACCATCTGCTCTACCTGCATGATGAAGACTTCCGCGAGATCTTCCGCGTCAAAGCCGAGTTCGACACGGAAATCAATCGCAACAGTGAAACCGGACAAATCTACGGCATGCTCGTGCGCCAGTTGAGTGACAGGGAAGGGCTGATTCCCTTCGATGCGGGTGCGGTCGCAGAACTGGTCCGCGTCGGCTCGCGTCTGGCTGACGACAAGAAAAAAGTGACTTCCATTTTCAGCCACGTTGCCGACGTCGCCCGCGAAGCCGGCTTCTGGGCCGAGCAGGATAAACAGAAGGTCGTCAAAGCAAAATACGTGCACCAGGCGGTTCAGGAACGCATCTACCGCTCTGACCTGGTGGCCGAACGCATCCGGGAATTGATCTCCGATGGGACGCTGCTGTTTCAACTGGAAGGTTCCGAAACCAGCCAGATCAACGGGCTCGCCGTCGCCGATCTGGGGGACTACGCCTTCGGCCGCCCGTCTCGACTCACGGCCAGCGTTGGCGTCGGAACCGCAGGCATCATCAACATCGAACGGGAAAGCCGTTTGAGCGGGAATACCTACGACAAAAGCATGCTGATCCTGGAAGGACTCCTGCGGAACCTCTACGCCAGCGAACAGCCGCTGACCCTTTCCGCCAGCATCGCCATGGAACAGAGTTACGGCGGCATTGACGGTGACAGTGCCACTGTCGCCGAGTTCCTCTGCCTGCTCAGCGCCATTTCAGAAGTCCCCCTCCGCCAAGATCTGGCCGTCACCGGATCAGTCAACCAGTGGGGTGAAGTCCAGGCGATCGGCGGCGTCAACGAAAAGGTCGAGGGTTTCTTCGATGTCTGTCGAGCCCACGGGCTCACCGGAACACAGGGAGTCTGTATCCCTGTTTCCAACGTGCAGAATCTCGTCCTGCGTTCCGATGTCATCGAAGCCATTCGGCAGAAACAGTTCCACATCTATGCGATCTCGAATGTGAACCAGGCCATCGAACTTTTCACTGGTCTGCCCGCCGGCGATATTTCCAACCCCAAGACGTTCCACGGCAAAGTCATGGACCGCCTTTCAGAAATTGCAGAGCTCCTGATCGAGCAGAAAATGACCGACACCGGACGGCTGCTCTGGATCCCCGGAACGCCGCTCGACATGCCCTCGGATCCCCGTCCCCCTCTCCCGGGAAATTAAGGGAGACCGGAAACAAAGAGAACGATTGATCAGAACCCGGATGCCAAAATCCGCGCAGGCTCTGATTAGAAAACAGGCAAGTTGCGCGCCCCTCTGCAATGAGCGACGATCAAACTCCGTTTTGCTCCTTTGTACAGAATCTCAATTCGCTGATCTCACCTAAACTCCTTTCAATAAGTGTTTTAGCATATGTATGACAGCACGAGAACACATCAATCACTTTGCATATAATCATTAAAATCTGTCCTGACAGAATCACATCAGGTGCAATTTAACTTTATTTTTTAATAATCGTTAAATATGGCATCCGCTTTGCATTTGTGTTTCAACAACTGAAATTTTCCCGCCTCATTTTCTTTCCCAGGAACCCACCAATGTTGAAACGTACCCTCCCGAAACGTGGCTTTACGCTCATTGAACTGCTGGTCGTAATCGCCATCATCGCGATTCTGATCGCCCTGCTCCTGCCGGCTGTCCAGCAGGCCCGCGAAGCAGCCCGCCGTTCCACCTGTAAGAACAACATGAAACAGCTGGGACTCGCACTCCACAACTACAACGATAATTTTCTGGCGCTCCCCATTGGAACACAGACCGGTTCCTACTCTAACTGGCGTGCTGCCATCCTGCCCTACATCGACCAGGCCAATGTCTACTCGCAGCTGACACGTCCCAATGGTTACTGGGCCCACTCGGGATTTCCGGGAAACACCATTTTGTATTCGGTCCGTATCCCCGTTTACAAATGTCCGTCCAATCCCTACGGCATGACCAACACAACTGACTACACCCTGTCTGACAGCAACTCCGATCCCAGTCTGCAGAGTATGATCATCGACTACGTAGGTATCTCCGGTGCCACCCCCGACCCCGTGGGCCGCACCAGTGTCTGTACCGGTGATGTGCTGGCGAGCAGTTCCAGCAACTGTAACACCGGGATGATGATCCCCTACAAGAGTGTCCGTTTCCGCGACTGTACCGACGGAACCTCGAATACCATCATCCTTGCTGAACAGTCTGGTCAGGTGAACGGAGCACAGAAGGGTGCCAATGCACTGGGTGCCTGGCACGGCTGGGCCAACGCCAGTCTCTCCACCTGGAATGCAGGCACGCCGCTGCCCCTCAGTTCGGGTGGCTACTGGTATGCAGCCGGAACCACGACCGTACGGAATCCTCCCAATGCTTTCTGGACTTCCGGTGCACCGACTTACGCCAACAGTGCCTATTCTGCTAATACCGTACTCAACTCGCATCACGTGGGTGGCATTCACGCCGTGCTGACCGATGGCTCCGTTCGCTTCCTGTCTGAAAACATCGACATGAACACACTCCGTCAACTGTGTGTACGTGACGACGGACAGGTCATCGGAGAATTTTAATCCACACCTGTGACCAAACCCCCTCCCCCGAGGCTCCGGTCCGGGGGAGGCTTTCCCGCATGAGACCTCCCTTTTAATCTCCCTGGTATCACGATGAACAAGTCCATCCAACGTCATAGCGTCCGTTTCACCGCGTTAATCGCCGTCAGTCTCTTTCTGATCAGCCTGAATACGGCCTGCAGTCGTACCCCCGGTGCAGAAAAGCCCCGCGGAGAAATCTCAGTCACCATCACCAACGGCGGTGACCCCGTCCCCGAAGGTCAGGTCGACCTGGCCAACGAAGAGACGGGAGAAGGCGGAGGAGGCCCGCTGGATGAATCGGGAACTGCCACGATCGAAATGGTCGCCGTGGGGAAATACACGGTCACAATCAATCCTCCACCGCAGGAACCAATTGCTCCCGGTATGGATCAACCCACAGCACAACCCAAAGAATACCCGAATATCCCTGCGAAGGTTCGCAAGATTCAGACCAGCCCACTGACCGTCGATGTGCAATCCGGGGCCAATGAATTCACTTTCGACCTCAAAGAGATCCAGTAAGCAGACCAGCACTCAGTTTTCGCAGCAGCACGAATAATTATCTGCTTCTCAGTGTAAGATCGCGCAGCTGGTCTAGCCGAATCGAAGTTCGCTCTGGTAAAATAGTTATCGTCAAACGACATAGCTCCCGCTGTGAACCACAATTTTGGAGTCGGAGATGACGATTTTCTGTTCAATATCCTGCTGCGCGATAATTAGGCATGACCTCTAGGGCATGCTGACTTCCTGCGCGAGGTTTTGAACAGTCAAACACCAAAAGCTGTGATTTCATCATAGATTCAGGCAATCAACGATTACTTGCTGAGTACGGCACGCAATCTGCTTAAAACTTAATGCAGACACTAGACCCCGTAGCAATTCCAACTAGAAGGCTCGTTGAGGAATCGTAAGATGAGGTTAGCTCCCTATCAGTCAGTAGACTGTTTTGATGAAATGTTCGCGCCCGATGGCCAGCCCCGGCCCAGCGGCAAAAAATTCGTGGAACGCCTGCAGACCCTGACTGAAGGCAGTCTGCAGCAACGCCAGAAGGCGGCCGAGATCTCCCTGCAGAATATGGGAATCACCTTCAATGTCTACGGGCATGAAGCCGGCACCGAAAAAGTCTGGCCCTTCGATCTGCTCCCCCGCATCATCGACGCCCATGAATGGGAGGTCGTCGAAAGTGGACTCAAGCAGCGCATCCATGCCCTGAACCTCTTCATTAACGATGTCTACAACGACTGCAAGATCTTCAAAGACAAAGCCGTTCCCGAAGACCTGATCCGCAGTTCCAAAACACTCCGCCAGCAGTGTCAGGGCTATCAGCCTCCCCAGGGAGTCTGGTGCCACATCACCGGCGTCGACCTGATCCGTGATCGTGATGGGCAGATCTACGTTCTCGAAGACAACCTCCGCTGTCCGTCCGGCGTCTCTTACGTGCTGGAAAACCGCGAACTGATGAAGCGGACCTTCGCCCCCGTCTTTCAGGGCATGTCCGTCGCTCCCATCGAAGACTACAACGAACAACTGCTCAAAACACTGCTCGACTGTGCCCCCGAAGGCGTCAGCGATCCCACCGCGGTCGTACTCACACCAGGCATCTATAACTCGGCTTACTTCGAACACACCTTCCTCGCCCAGCAGATGGGTGTCGAACTCGTTCAGGGTACCGACCTGTTCGTGGAAGACGGTTATGTCTTCATGAAAACCACACAGGGCCCGCGTCGCGTCGATGTCATCTACCGCCGTATCGACGATGACTTCCTGGACCCGAAATGCTTCCGTTCCGATTCCGCCCTCGGCGTTGAGAACCTGATGGAAGTCTGTCGCGCCGGTCGCGTCACTCTCGCCAATGCACCGGGAACCGGCGTCGCTGACGACAAAGCCGTCTATGCCTACGTGCCACAGATCATCAAATACTACCTGGGGGAAGAAGCCATTCTGCCGAATGTGCCGACTTACCTCTGTTCGGAACAGAAACAGCGAGATCATGTGCTGGGGAACCTGGACCAGTTGGTTGTGAAACCCACCAACGAATCAGGGGGCTACGGCATCCTGATGGGGCCACAGTCCTCCCAGGCGGAACGTGATAAATGTGCCGACGCCATTCGTGCCAATCCCCGCGAATGGATTGCCCAGCCCATGTTGAAACTCTCAACCGTCCCCACCCTGATCGGCGATCAACTTTGCCCCAGACATGTGGACTTGCGACCGTTTGTGCTCTGCGGAAAAGATATTTACGTAATGCCGGGAGGCTTGACACGTGTAGCGCTGCGAGAAGGATCAATGGTCGTTAACTCTTCACAGGGGGGAGGCAGCAAGGATACGTGGATTCTGCGAAACGGACACGCGCTGTCTGATCCGCATTTTTCACCCGCAGCTCTGGAGAAGAATTGATGCTCAGTCGTGTCGCTAGTTCCGTTTACTGGTTAAGTCGCTATGTGGAACGTGCAGAAAACGTCGCGCGATTTATAGACGTCAACTACAACCTCACACTCGGAGAAACGGATACCCTCGCCAACCAGTGGGCTCCCCTGGTCTATACCACTGGAGACCAGGCTCCCTACGAGGAACTCTACGGCGAACCCACGCGGGAAAACGTCCTCAAGTTTCTCTCGTTTGATAAGAAGAATCCGAACTCGATCATCTCCTGCGTCTCACTGGCACGGGAAAACGCCCGAACCATTCGCGAAATCATCCCCACGGTCGTCTGGGAACAGCTGAATCAGTTCTATTTCATGGTCCGCTCTGCAGCCAGCGAGCCCGGCCTGATGGATCAGCCGCAGGATTTCTGTGAACGCGTCCGCCTCGCCAGCCACATGCTGGTTGGTGCCACGGATGCCACCATGTCGCATGGAGAAGCCTGGCACTTCTCCCGTACAGGTCGCCTGATTGAACGGGCCGATAAGACTTCGCGGATTGTCGATGTGCAGTACTACATCCTGCTGCCCGATGCCCGGGACGTGGGAAGTGCCCTCGACGTAGTCCGCTGGTCCGCTCTGCTCCGCTCCGCCAGTGCCCTGGCCATGTACCGCAGACAATACGGCAAAATCACCCCCTCGCGCGTCGCGGACTTTCTGATTCTGGATACTCAGTTTCCCCGGGCAATGCACTTCTGCCTGCGGAAAGCTCAACAGTCACTGCGCTACATCACCGGCAGTACCGCGGGCACATTCCAGAACCTTGCCGAACAACGGATGGGGCTCTTATGTTCCAATATGGATTATACCAGCATCGATGACATCATCGATCAGGGACTGCACCAGTACATCGACGGGTTCCAAAAGCAGCTCAATCTGGTAGGCGAAGCGATTCAGGATGTATTCTTCACGCCTCAATATCAGTCACAGGCATCCTCTACGCAAACGCAATCACAAACGGGTTGATTTCTGCTCTCTGTCCGGCAGCCCCGTTTCAGTTAACACCGAATGATGAACCAACATGATCCGCGTCGCTCTCAACCACAAATCAATTTATAAGTACGACCGCCTCGTCGAACTGGCCCCCCAGCTCGTGCGACTCCGTCCCGCACCCCACTGCCGCACACCAATCTGCAGCTACTCTCTGCGGGTCGAACCGGAAGAACATTTCATTAACTGGCTTCAGGACCCGCACAGTAACCATCTGGCGCGACTGGTCTTTCCCGAAAAGACTCGCAACCTGCATGTCGAAATCGATCTCGTCGCCGAGATGACGGTCGTCAATCCGTTTGACTTCTTCCTCGAACCCGACGCAACCGAATTCCCCTTCACCTACGAACCGGGGCTCGCCAAAGATCTGCAACCGTTTCTCGACCCGATCACGCCCGGCCCCGAACTCAAGGCACTCCTTGATTCGATCGATCGCAGCGAATGCAAAACCATCGATTTTCTCGTACAGATCAATCAGCGTCTGCAAGAAATGATCGGTTACGTCATCCGCATGGAACCCGGCGTACAAACTCCTGAAGAAACTCTGAAGCTGGGCCGCGGCTCCTGTCGCGACAGTGCCTGGCTGCTGGTGCAGATCCTCCGCCACCTGGGGATGGCGTCCCGCTTCGTCTCGGGCTACCTGATCCAGCTCAAACCCGATGTTGAATCTCTCGATGGTCCCTCCGGTACCGATGTGGACTTTACCGACCTGCATGCCTGGACCGAAGTCTTTCTCCCCGGTGCCGGCTGGATTGGTCTAGATCCAACCTCCGGACTGCTCGCCGGCGAAGGTCACATTCCCCTGGCCTGCACCCCCGAACCACTCAATGCCGCCCCGATCAGCGGGACCGTCGAACAATGCGAAGTTGAGTTTCACCACGAAATGTCAATCGCCCGGGTCCACGAAGATCCGCGCATCACCAAACCCTACACCGAAGAAGAATGGCAGCAGATCGAACAGCTGGGACACCAGGTTGACGTCGATCTGGAAAAACATGATGTCCGCCTGACAATGGGGGGCGAACCGACGTTTGTCTCCATCGACGACATGGATTCGGACGAATGGAAAACCGCTGCCGTCGGCCCCACAAAACACATTCTGGCGGGTGATCTGATCGAACGCCTCCGCGAACGCTTCGCCCCCGACGGCCTGATTCACTACGGTCAGGGAAAATGGTATCCCGGCGAATCACTGCCCCGCTGGGCACTCACCTGCCTCTGGCGGACCGACGGACAGCCCATCTGGAAAAACACGAAACTCCTGGCCGAACCAGGCAAGAATTACGGACACGACATCGACCAGGCAGAGCAGTTCTCGCAACTGCTGTCAGAACGACTCGACCTTAATCCCGACCACGTTTCGCGGGCATACGAAGACGCGATGTACTACCTCTGGAAAGAGCGCCGTCTGGCCGTCAACGCGGATGTGCTGAATGCAGACCTCGACGATGCAGAAGAACGGGCCCGCCTGGCCCGCGTCTTCGGACGGGGACTCAGCAACCCCGTCGGCTGCATGCTCCCCCTGACACATCAGTGGTGGAACGCCCGTCCCCGCTGGAAAAGCGGCACCTGGCCCGTTCGCTCCGAACACATGTTTCTGATTCCCGGCGATTCCCCCATGGGACTCCGCCTCCCTCTGGATTCGCTGCCTCCCGCACTGAAAGGCGAATACCAGTCCGTGCCCGTGGTTCCATTCGAAGCAACTGAACCACTGCCCGACTACGAAGGACTCAAACAGCAGGCCGTCTCTCACCGTACCACCCGGCAAACCAGTAACCTGGTCCAGCATCAGGTACTGGAACGCGTTGGCTCGTCCGGAACAGGCGACGGAGATGAAAGCAGTCCCCGCGAAAGTGCTACTCCCGAAGAAAATAAAACAGACGAACTCTCTGAAATCATTCGCACCGCAATGTGCTTCGAACCGCGCGACGGATGTCTGCACATCTTCATGCCGCCGGTCGACAGGCTCGAA
This genomic interval from Gimesia chilikensis contains the following:
- a CDS encoding Lon protease family protein, coding for MTDTPQYRALSADEVTLDIDPKSFGFKTTKELEPLTDIIGQPRALKALDLGTGIKHPNYHIYISGLVGTGRSELITHALRQRVLDDSIPDDWVYLNNFDEPDCPHAINLPAGQGIQLRQEMEDLIEQLQELLPKAFKEEDFGKEKERLRQVYRKRGDEVFDKLQKLAGEHEMTVQQLPDGQMLFIPLTAEGRPMTQEEIEKLTPEQMQDIESHQDKLVEMAGRVLQEQREIQRQLSTDVREVARKFATQIIEPMINELQQKFESPRLKEWFPRFKQHVIEHLNLFRDISDMPPQMAQMMLGEGLDPQQRFLDYRVNVVVDNSQLKEPPIIVEDAPNYRNLFGTIERIVDRAGRMMTNFTRIKSGSLHKANGGYLVINLMDALVEPFVWKELKRTLKSRSLEIQIQDPFSMFTTSALQPESIPLNIRLVAMGEPLIYHLLYLHDEDFREIFRVKAEFDTEINRNSETGQIYGMLVRQLSDREGLIPFDAGAVAELVRVGSRLADDKKKVTSIFSHVADVAREAGFWAEQDKQKVVKAKYVHQAVQERIYRSDLVAERIRELISDGTLLFQLEGSETSQINGLAVADLGDYAFGRPSRLTASVGVGTAGIINIERESRLSGNTYDKSMLILEGLLRNLYASEQPLTLSASIAMEQSYGGIDGDSATVAEFLCLLSAISEVPLRQDLAVTGSVNQWGEVQAIGGVNEKVEGFFDVCRAHGLTGTQGVCIPVSNVQNLVLRSDVIEAIRQKQFHIYAISNVNQAIELFTGLPAGDISNPKTFHGKVMDRLSEIAELLIEQKMTDTGRLLWIPGTPLDMPSDPRPPLPGN
- a CDS encoding DUF1559 domain-containing protein, yielding MLKRTLPKRGFTLIELLVVIAIIAILIALLLPAVQQAREAARRSTCKNNMKQLGLALHNYNDNFLALPIGTQTGSYSNWRAAILPYIDQANVYSQLTRPNGYWAHSGFPGNTILYSVRIPVYKCPSNPYGMTNTTDYTLSDSNSDPSLQSMIIDYVGISGATPDPVGRTSVCTGDVLASSSSNCNTGMMIPYKSVRFRDCTDGTSNTIILAEQSGQVNGAQKGANALGAWHGWANASLSTWNAGTPLPLSSGGYWYAAGTTTVRNPPNAFWTSGAPTYANSAYSANTVLNSHHVGGIHAVLTDGSVRFLSENIDMNTLRQLCVRDDGQVIGEF
- a CDS encoding circularly permuted type 2 ATP-grasp protein; its protein translation is MRLAPYQSVDCFDEMFAPDGQPRPSGKKFVERLQTLTEGSLQQRQKAAEISLQNMGITFNVYGHEAGTEKVWPFDLLPRIIDAHEWEVVESGLKQRIHALNLFINDVYNDCKIFKDKAVPEDLIRSSKTLRQQCQGYQPPQGVWCHITGVDLIRDRDGQIYVLEDNLRCPSGVSYVLENRELMKRTFAPVFQGMSVAPIEDYNEQLLKTLLDCAPEGVSDPTAVVLTPGIYNSAYFEHTFLAQQMGVELVQGTDLFVEDGYVFMKTTQGPRRVDVIYRRIDDDFLDPKCFRSDSALGVENLMEVCRAGRVTLANAPGTGVADDKAVYAYVPQIIKYYLGEEAILPNVPTYLCSEQKQRDHVLGNLDQLVVKPTNESGGYGILMGPQSSQAERDKCADAIRANPREWIAQPMLKLSTVPTLIGDQLCPRHVDLRPFVLCGKDIYVMPGGLTRVALREGSMVVNSSQGGGSKDTWILRNGHALSDPHFSPAALEKN
- a CDS encoding alpha-E domain-containing protein; translated protein: MLSRVASSVYWLSRYVERAENVARFIDVNYNLTLGETDTLANQWAPLVYTTGDQAPYEELYGEPTRENVLKFLSFDKKNPNSIISCVSLARENARTIREIIPTVVWEQLNQFYFMVRSAASEPGLMDQPQDFCERVRLASHMLVGATDATMSHGEAWHFSRTGRLIERADKTSRIVDVQYYILLPDARDVGSALDVVRWSALLRSASALAMYRRQYGKITPSRVADFLILDTQFPRAMHFCLRKAQQSLRYITGSTAGTFQNLAEQRMGLLCSNMDYTSIDDIIDQGLHQYIDGFQKQLNLVGEAIQDVFFTPQYQSQASSTQTQSQTG
- a CDS encoding transglutaminase family protein; the encoded protein is MIRVALNHKSIYKYDRLVELAPQLVRLRPAPHCRTPICSYSLRVEPEEHFINWLQDPHSNHLARLVFPEKTRNLHVEIDLVAEMTVVNPFDFFLEPDATEFPFTYEPGLAKDLQPFLDPITPGPELKALLDSIDRSECKTIDFLVQINQRLQEMIGYVIRMEPGVQTPEETLKLGRGSCRDSAWLLVQILRHLGMASRFVSGYLIQLKPDVESLDGPSGTDVDFTDLHAWTEVFLPGAGWIGLDPTSGLLAGEGHIPLACTPEPLNAAPISGTVEQCEVEFHHEMSIARVHEDPRITKPYTEEEWQQIEQLGHQVDVDLEKHDVRLTMGGEPTFVSIDDMDSDEWKTAAVGPTKHILAGDLIERLRERFAPDGLIHYGQGKWYPGESLPRWALTCLWRTDGQPIWKNTKLLAEPGKNYGHDIDQAEQFSQLLSERLDLNPDHVSRAYEDAMYYLWKERRLAVNADVLNADLDDAEERARLARVFGRGLSNPVGCMLPLTHQWWNARPRWKSGTWPVRSEHMFLIPGDSPMGLRLPLDSLPPALKGEYQSVPVVPFEATEPLPDYEGLKQQAVSHRTTRQTSNLVQHQVLERVGSSGTGDGDESSPRESATPEENKTDELSEIIRTAMCFEPRDGCLHIFMPPVDRLECYLELLTAIEQTAEELEMPVIIEGYLPPPDYRIKYIKATPDPGVIEVNVHPASNWEELVQITSGVYEDARMSRLGTEQFDLDGTHTGTGGGNHIVLGSHTPEDSPFLRRPDLLRSLIAYWHNHPSLSYYFSGRFIGPTSQAPRVDEGRRDAIYELQIAFEQIPESGPVPPWLVDRVFRHLLVDLTGNTHRAEFCIDKLYSPDSATGRLGLVEFRGFEMPPHWQMSLTQQLLLRALVARFWNTPYNIPLMDWNTSIHDRWLLPHFIQQDFEDVIAEMQQAGYPLESSWFGPHFEFRFPHIGEIEYRSVHIELRTAIEPWYVLGEEAAGGGTARYVDSSVERLQVKVQGLAAGRHVLLCNGRRIPLHPTGTEGEAIAGVRYRAWQPPSCLHPTIPVDEPLVFDLVDTWNQRSIGGCTYHVGHPGGLNPGTFPVNAYEAESRRATRFFKMGHTGGFRSVPEEEKNALFPFTLDLRRNRGIV